The Nitrosospira lacus genome window below encodes:
- a CDS encoding CreA family protein translates to MTRIQSTLKAMVTILFCAPLCTPVQAELVGEVDTAFRWLGRDDRVVIEAYDDPKVRGITCYVSRARTGGVKGTVGLAEDRAEASIACRQVTEMLHFTEKLPRQEDVFTERMSILFKRLHIVRVVDSKRNTLIYLTYSDKLIDGNPQNSVTAVPVAHATPIPIK, encoded by the coding sequence ATGACGCGAATCCAATCCACGCTCAAGGCAATGGTCACGATATTGTTCTGCGCGCCGCTTTGCACACCGGTGCAAGCGGAACTTGTCGGCGAAGTGGATACCGCCTTCCGGTGGCTGGGCAGGGATGACCGGGTAGTCATCGAGGCATACGACGATCCCAAGGTACGTGGAATAACATGCTATGTGTCCCGCGCAAGGACAGGCGGAGTAAAAGGTACCGTAGGCCTGGCAGAAGACAGGGCGGAAGCTTCCATCGCCTGCCGCCAGGTGACTGAAATGCTCCATTTTACCGAAAAACTCCCCCGGCAGGAGGACGTGTTCACTGAACGCATGTCCATTTTGTTCAAACGCCTGCATATCGTCCGCGTGGTCGACTCCAAGCGCAATACCCTCATCTATCTGACCTATTCCGACAAACTGATAGATGGAAATCCGCAAAACAGCGTTACCGCTGTTCCCGTGGCGCATGCGACACCCATCCCGATTAAATAA
- a CDS encoding CHRD domain-containing protein: MHKILRKSRFALAAVALIAGIFAGSAGIATAGEIKVNLSGDQEVPPVKTGASGSGTITVDDDKSVKGKITTSDIKATGVHIHEGASGKTGSDIITLKKTGDNEWSVPPGAKLTDAQYDAFKAGGLYINVHSDINKAGEIRGQLKR, translated from the coding sequence ATGCACAAAATTCTTCGCAAATCGCGATTCGCTCTGGCTGCTGTCGCGTTAATCGCCGGCATCTTCGCAGGAAGTGCGGGAATAGCGACAGCGGGTGAAATCAAGGTCAATCTGAGCGGTGACCAGGAAGTACCCCCAGTAAAAACTGGTGCAAGCGGCAGCGGCACGATAACGGTTGACGATGACAAGTCTGTCAAGGGCAAGATCACCACTTCCGATATCAAGGCTACCGGCGTGCATATTCATGAAGGTGCATCCGGCAAGACCGGTTCGGATATCATTACGCTCAAGAAGACTGGCGACAATGAGTGGTCCGTCCCGCCCGGTGCAAAATTGACGGATGCACAATACGACGCCTTCAAGGCTGGGGGTCTTTACATTAACGTTCACAGCGACATCAATAAAGCCGGCGAAATACGCGGTCAATTGAAACGCTAA